CCCAACGCCGACTTCATGTAAGTACAACGTCATAACCTTGAACCAACCCATCTTTCTCAACTGCACTCTTTAGAATTTCTGCAGATTTCATTTAGCTGCTGCTTGTACAGCTGGATGAAGGGAGCATGTTTAACTCTCACACAAAACCCATTTTTACATCCACAGTGTTGATGGCACTGAAATCAGGGCAAATGTGCTGTATGTATTCAAAGAGGACGATGTCAACCACCCTAGTAGTTTTCTACAGGAAGTCTTAAAAGTCTCAGGTATGCTGCTTTCGTTACCATACGGTTGTCATTTCTATGTTTTTTTATGACAGTGAGTTATCAAACACCATGTAACGTGTKTAATACTCAATCTCGAAAACACTTATATATCTATGTTATATGACATATTACACGTTTAGAATCCCTCTAAAATGTATTTGNNNNNNNNNNNNNNNNNNNNNNNNNNNNNNNNNNNNNNNNNNNNNNNNNNNNNNNNNNNNNNNNNNNNNNNNNNNNNNNNNNNNNNNNNNNNNNNNNNNNNNNNNNNNNNNNNNNNNNNNNNNNNNNNNNNNNNNNNNNNNNNNNNNNNNNNNNNNNNNNNNNNNNNNNNNNNNNNNNNNNNNNNNNNNNNNNNNNNNNNNNNNNNNNNNNNNNNNNNNNNNNNNNNNNNNNNNNNNNNNNNNNNNNNNNNNNNNNNNNNNNNNNNNNNNNNNNNNNNNNNNNNNNNNNNNNNNNNNNNNNNNNNNNNNNNNNNNNNNNNNNNNNNNNNNNNNNNNNNNNNNNNNNNNNNNNNNNNNNNNNNNNNNNNNNNNNNNNNNNNNNNNNNNNNNNNNNNNNNNNNNNNNNNNNNNNNNNNNNNNNNNNNNNNNNNNNNNNNNNNNNNNNNNNNNNNNNNNNNATTACACGTTTAGAATCCctctaaaatgtatttgaatttaTTTTCTAGGTCTCCTGACCACCACTGTTGCCCCAACAACAACTACCAGCACCACACCACTTCATACCCTTTTGCTGACCACTCCTTTCAATACCACAAGTGTTGGAGGTTTTCCTGGCTGGGCTTTGGCCATTATCATTCCTTGTGGCATCGCTATCATTCTGGTACCCCTGTGGATCCTGCTATGTGTACGTATAGGCTTGTYTTCACATGTGTACTGTGAAAATAGTTTACAAAGTGTTTCATCCAATAAGCTGTTTAATTTCTGCAATGATATTTTGCATGTGAATCATGCCTCCCCATCTTTCTTTTGCAGTGTATGCTATGTGGCTGCTGTGCAGCTGTAAGGAGACGCTGGCACAGACGCAGATCTTACAATGTACAGTACACCACCAGAAACGGACTCTTCTGAGGTGACAACACTAACATCAGTAGGCAACTGTCATCACAAGAACAGCCAATTATTTATCTTTATCTGCTAATCAGGAGGCTTCATTGGGTACTTGCATCTATTTTTTTATCACGAAAAGAAACTTCGTAATTGGCTTAATAATCCACACTTTTTTGCGCATTGGACAATTTTTTATGTTATACATCTGATTGTTAATCATAGTTACAGCGGAGCTGAACAGCATGTATGTTTATGTATTTGTTAGCTATGTCATTTATGTGGTTTCAAGCTGTGCTGTCCCTTGACTAAAACGGTTATCAGTTATTTATTGAATGTATAATATGGTAgattaaaatatttatttgagtTTTGTTATTTCCTCTCTTGACTAACTATTAACTAACTTATTTTCAACTGCAATACAGTACTTGTTTCTTCATCACACAGTTTGACAAATGTAATAAAGACTTTGCAAATCAGTATTAAGAAAACATTTTATGAATTGGTTTGACTCATTAGGGTGATTACAGACAGCACATCTAAACATCAAAGGAAGTCAAGATTGTCCGACCTGGCACCGTACGCTCAGAAATATCTAACACAATttaatatctacagtaccagtcaaaagtttggacacacctactcattcaagtgtttttttctttctttttactattttctacattgtagaataatagtgaagatatcaaaactatgaaataacacatatggaatcatgtagtaaccaaaaaagtgttcaacaaataaaatatatattttagattttagattcttcaaagtagccaccctttgccttgatgacagctttgcacactcttggcattctctcaaccagcttcacctggaatggttttcKaacagtcttgaagtagttcccacatatgctgagcacttgttggctgcRtttccttcactctgcggtccaactcatcctaaccatctctattgggttgaggtcaggtgattgtggaggctagatCCTCTGATTTAGCActccaaatagcccttacacagcctggaggaatgttgggtcattgtccagttgaaaaacaaatgatagtcacactaagcgcaaaccagatgggatggcgtatcgctgcagaatgctgtgggtgccatgctggttaagtgtgccttgaattctaaatcaatcacagacagtgtcac
This genomic window from Salvelinus sp. IW2-2015 linkage group LG30, ASM291031v2, whole genome shotgun sequence contains:
- the LOC111954828 gene encoding uncharacterized protein; this translates as MRTQFGTVVVFVKLIFKLKTPVPTEDDVLGAIKKQLSRQFRTTQTTFQNATYIKLTDTSYAINLGFKITNVTLESLSNRLTFTNETYIKIQDSINSLLHNLLSEPEGKQFQFPNADFIVDGTEIRANVLYVFKEDDVNHPSSFLQEVLKVSGLLTTTVAPTTTTSTTPLHTLLLTTPFNTTSVGGFPGWALAIIIPCGIAIILVPLWILLCCMLCGCCAAVRRRWHRRRSYNVQYTTRNGLF